One window from the genome of Daphnia pulex isolate KAP4 chromosome 9, ASM2113471v1 encodes:
- the LOC124202004 gene encoding zinc finger CCCH domain-containing protein 11A-like isoform X2, translated as MKGSSKNDDCYFFYYSSCTKSDRCPFRHEAAALGNETVCSYWQQGMCSKLHCPFRHMELKKNRSQIPCYWESQPVGCQKSHCPFFHKSSRELGDTSPNKDETVNKNAKSDQEVSENGTSTPPLVQSMVVSINEESDTESIPSPSKVQKNTDDAFKIKSLEELKLEQIQKHDAALYQYDQPAEGKTKVGKTRTDLRNRLQVSQPPEQNSEFKVKTLEEIRAEKLAKSQGPKDCPTTVDGDLISSSTSAKRPAPQNKKQIRIKRPKLASDPGSDVQVPTSVMESPVADPTASSKSQPDSTEADDYLEDDMDDGGDANTGSLNDDELLLEIDNILGD; from the exons atgaaaggTTCGTCCAAAAATGACGATTGCTACTTTTTCTACTATTCTTCGTGTACCAAG AGTGACAGATGCCCCTTTCGCCATGAAGCAGCAGCACTAGGAAATGAAACAGTTTGCTCCTATTGGCAGCAAGGAATGTGCAGCAAACTCCACTGCCCTTTCCGTCAtatggaattaaaaaagaaccgTTCCCAAATCCCCTGTTATTGGGAATCTCAACCAGTTGGATGTCAGAAGTCTCATTGTCCATTCTTTCATAAATCATCAAGAGAGTTAGGAGACACTTCACCAAACAAAG ATGAAACAGTCAATAAGAATGCAAAAAGCGATCAAGAAGTTTCCGAAAATGGTACAAGCACTCCACCGTTAGTTCAATCTATGGTTGTCAGCATTAATGAAG AATCTGATACTGAAAGCATTCCTTCTCCCAGCAAAGTTCAGAAAAATACAGACGATGCATTCAAAATTAAGTCTTTGGAAGAACTCAAGCTCGAACAGATTCAGAAACATGATGCTGCTCTGTATCAATATGACCAGCCAGCTGAAGGCAAAACAAAAGTAG GCAAAACGAGAACAGACTTAAGAAATCGTCTGCAAGTCAGTCAGCCACCTGAACAGAATTCGGAATTCAAAGTGAAAACACTGGAAGAAATTCGAGCGGAAAAGTTGGCAAAAAGCCAAGGGCCCAAGGATTGTCCAACCACCGTCGACGGTGACCTGATCAGCTCTTCAACTAGTGCGAAACGGCCAGCacctcaaaacaaaaaacaaatccgaATCAAGCGACCGAAACTTGCAAGCGATCCCGGTTCAGATGTCCAAGTGCCTACGTCCGTGATGGAAAGCCCCGTGGCAGATCCTACAGCGTCTAGCAAGTCCCAGCCCGACTCGACTGAAGCAGACGATTACCTTGAAGATGACATGGACGATGGGGGAGATGCCAATACCGGTTCATTAAACGATGACGAACTTCTATTAGAGATCGATAATATCCTGGGAGATTAA
- the LOC124202004 gene encoding zinc finger CCCH domain-containing protein 11A-like isoform X1, translating into MKGSSKNDDCYFFYYSSCTKSDRCPFRHEAAALGNETVCSYWQQGMCSKLHCPFRHMELKKNRSQIPCYWESQPVGCQKSHCPFFHKSSRELGDTSPNKDETVNKNAKSDQEVSENGTSTPPLVQSMVVSINEESDTESIPSPSKVQKNTDDAFKIKSLEELKLEQIQKHDAALYQYDQPAEGKTKAGKTRTDLRNRLQVSQPPEQNSEFKVKTLEEIRAEKLAKSQGPKDCPTTVDGDLISSSTSAKRPAPQNKKQIRIKRPKLASDPGSDVQVPTSVMESPVADPTASSKSQPDSTEADDYLEDDMDDGGDANTGSLNDDELLLEIDNILGD; encoded by the exons atgaaaggTTCGTCCAAAAATGACGATTGCTACTTTTTCTACTATTCTTCGTGTACCAAG AGTGACAGATGCCCCTTTCGCCATGAAGCAGCAGCACTAGGAAATGAAACAGTTTGCTCCTATTGGCAGCAAGGAATGTGCAGCAAACTCCACTGCCCTTTCCGTCAtatggaattaaaaaagaaccgTTCCCAAATCCCCTGTTATTGGGAATCTCAACCAGTTGGATGTCAGAAGTCTCATTGTCCATTCTTTCATAAATCATCAAGAGAGTTAGGAGACACTTCACCAAACAAAG ATGAAACAGTCAATAAGAATGCAAAAAGCGATCAAGAAGTTTCCGAAAATGGTACAAGCACTCCACCGTTAGTTCAATCTATGGTTGTCAGCATTAATGAAG AATCTGATACTGAAAGCATTCCTTCTCCCAGCAAAGTTCAGAAAAATACAGACGATGCATTCAAAATTAAGTCTTTGGAAGAACTCAAGCTCGAACAGATTCAGAAACATGATGCTGCTCTGTATCAATATGACCAGCCAGCTGAAGGCAAAACAAAA GCAGGCAAAACGAGAACAGACTTAAGAAATCGTCTGCAAGTCAGTCAGCCACCTGAACAGAATTCGGAATTCAAAGTGAAAACACTGGAAGAAATTCGAGCGGAAAAGTTGGCAAAAAGCCAAGGGCCCAAGGATTGTCCAACCACCGTCGACGGTGACCTGATCAGCTCTTCAACTAGTGCGAAACGGCCAGCacctcaaaacaaaaaacaaatccgaATCAAGCGACCGAAACTTGCAAGCGATCCCGGTTCAGATGTCCAAGTGCCTACGTCCGTGATGGAAAGCCCCGTGGCAGATCCTACAGCGTCTAGCAAGTCCCAGCCCGACTCGACTGAAGCAGACGATTACCTTGAAGATGACATGGACGATGGGGGAGATGCCAATACCGGTTCATTAAACGATGACGAACTTCTATTAGAGATCGATAATATCCTGGGAGATTAA